A section of the Deltaproteobacteria bacterium genome encodes:
- a CDS encoding glycosyl transferase, translated as MSNFYQEGSITTFHDLYRTWDEKEYLRKLESKLERHAGQVKISLLLPCLYSELKNADVLDRIVGEINKVKYLRNIVIALGGANEEEFKDAQKYFKKLKNERRDVKIVWVDGPRVQEIFNQIKERDIPTGVQGKGQSVWITLGYLFARGDSDVVTLHDCDIVTYDRTFLARLIEPVANPHNDFEFCKGFYARISPTERAMKGRVTRLFITPFVDSMIKIMNDRGHSELERFFRYHRTFKYPLAGEFTFSAKLARGVNIAYDWGIEVATLSEVYHRALNRKIAQVDLAPNYEHKHQALSPEDADSGLHRMVVDIAKFYLNYMRSHGIPLDDAFVDMVLHTYFENALRYIKFYSDDAEINNLVFDRHEEEISVRHFRGFLWTAWEQSRGPTESTLIPSWNRVIYSLPDIYSNLHEVVEKDNEL; from the coding sequence ATGTCGAATTTTTATCAGGAAGGTTCTATCACTACATTTCATGACCTTTACAGGACATGGGATGAAAAGGAATACCTAAGAAAACTCGAGTCAAAGCTGGAGCGTCATGCCGGACAGGTTAAAATCAGCCTCCTCCTGCCCTGCCTTTATTCAGAGTTGAAAAATGCCGATGTGCTTGACAGAATAGTCGGAGAAATTAATAAAGTTAAATATCTCCGGAATATCGTCATTGCTCTTGGCGGGGCAAATGAAGAAGAGTTCAAAGATGCCCAAAAATACTTTAAAAAGCTCAAAAATGAGCGCCGTGACGTGAAAATCGTCTGGGTTGACGGGCCACGGGTACAGGAGATTTTTAATCAGATCAAGGAGCGCGATATACCGACAGGCGTCCAGGGAAAGGGGCAGTCGGTCTGGATTACACTGGGCTATCTTTTTGCCAGAGGCGATTCGGACGTGGTCACTCTCCATGACTGCGATATTGTCACCTACGACAGGACCTTCCTGGCACGCCTTATTGAGCCGGTAGCCAATCCGCACAATGATTTTGAGTTTTGCAAGGGTTTCTACGCCCGTATTTCTCCGACGGAGAGGGCAATGAAGGGGAGAGTGACCAGGCTTTTTATTACCCCTTTTGTGGACTCCATGATAAAAATTATGAATGATCGGGGCCACAGTGAACTTGAGCGCTTTTTTCGATATCACCGAACTTTCAAATATCCCCTGGCAGGTGAATTCACTTTTAGCGCAAAGCTGGCAAGAGGAGTCAATATTGCCTATGACTGGGGTATTGAAGTGGCAACACTATCGGAAGTATACCACCGGGCCCTCAACAGGAAAATTGCACAGGTAGACCTTGCGCCCAATTATGAACATAAACACCAGGCCTTGTCTCCTGAAGATGCCGACAGTGGACTCCACCGCATGGTCGTGGATATTGCCAAGTTTTACCTTAACTATATGCGGTCTCACGGTATCCCACTTGATGATGCTTTTGTCGATATGGTGCTTCATACCTATTTTGAAAATGCCCTGAGATATATCAAGTTCTATAGTGATGATGCGGAAATAAACAATCTTGTTTTTGACCGGCATGAAGAAGAGATCTCAGTGCGCCATTTCAGGGGATTCCTCTGGACTGCCTGGGAGCAGAGCCGCGGCCCCACCGAATCAACACTCATTCCTTCCTGGAACC
- a CDS encoding carbon-nitrogen hydrolase family protein — protein MRKKIIIPQLGIEDGRIEENRKKISKAIRENARADLIIFPELVLQGHRLSSSTKEEMEEAINLRPEHTLEAMHDYAHRMGAEVIFGEMDEIRGSVYNLAVYVGRDKMDYYAKTHVHWSEKFKPGRELKIFNTSLGPTGILICFDAAFPEAARVLALKGATTIVVIAAIPVHFDIEYMRIRLRAMAHFNQVYVLFANRCGEGFSGHSAVIDPKGMIIGALGKEEGLLEANIDLAEVEKWRKKENIYGNRRPELYGALSEEEKEDLY, from the coding sequence TTGAGAAAAAAAATCATTATTCCCCAGCTTGGCATCGAAGACGGGAGAATTGAAGAGAACAGGAAAAAGATAAGTAAGGCCATTCGTGAAAATGCCAGGGCCGACCTCATTATCTTTCCCGAACTTGTACTGCAGGGCCACAGATTAAGTTCTTCTACAAAAGAGGAGATGGAAGAGGCCATTAATCTGAGGCCTGAACATACATTGGAGGCCATGCATGATTATGCCCACCGGATGGGAGCGGAGGTTATTTTCGGTGAAATGGATGAAATAAGGGGATCTGTTTATAACCTGGCCGTTTATGTAGGACGGGACAAGATGGATTATTACGCTAAAACACACGTTCACTGGTCGGAGAAATTCAAACCGGGAAGGGAGCTTAAAATTTTCAACACTTCCCTCGGACCCACGGGAATATTGATCTGCTTCGATGCCGCCTTTCCCGAAGCGGCTCGCGTGCTTGCCCTGAAAGGCGCCACGACGATTGTTGTTATAGCGGCAATTCCCGTACATTTTGACATTGAATATATGAGGATCCGGTTGAGGGCTATGGCCCATTTCAACCAGGTTTATGTCCTCTTTGCTAACCGCTGCGGTGAGGGTTTTAGCGGACATAGCGCCGTTATTGATCCCAAGGGAATGATTATTGGCGCCCTTGGAAAAGAGGAGGGCCTGCTGGAAGCGAATATCGATCTTGCCGAAGTGGAGAAGTGGCGTAAAAAAGAAAATATATATGGCAACCGAAGGCCCGAATTATACGGGGCCCTATCAGAAGAAGAAAAAGAAGATCTTTACTGA
- a CDS encoding ABC transporter ATP-binding protein, translated as MEENKTKLNINGLTKQFGNTTALSDIDFSVDEGEFCILLGPSGCGKSTLLRIIAGIENATHGDVFIESRNVTLLPPGERDVAMVFQSYALYPHMTVKENLAFPLKVTRTPKDEVNERVSEAAELLSIGELLSRYPRELSGGQRQRVAIGRTIVRRPKLFLFDEPLSNLDARLRVKMRVELAALHKRLGATMIYVTHDQTEAMTLGEKVVILDKGKIQQTGTPSEVYNRPENRFVASFIGSPEMNFFEGEIREGGMFRSDIFCIAINDKLSPGPASLGVRPEDLLWEASASTKPLAGMRVELVENLGPELLLHLAEAGTKVVMRCDPLLSVSEGDRVVLHVLKNKCHFYRGGRRLKI; from the coding sequence ATGGAAGAGAATAAAACTAAATTAAACATAAATGGCCTCACCAAGCAATTCGGCAATACGACTGCCCTGTCGGACATCGACTTTTCCGTCGATGAGGGAGAGTTCTGCATATTACTGGGACCTTCAGGCTGCGGCAAGTCGACACTGCTCAGGATCATTGCCGGTATCGAAAATGCCACCCATGGGGATGTTTTCATTGAAAGCCGGAATGTGACCTTGCTTCCTCCGGGGGAACGGGACGTAGCCATGGTTTTCCAGAGCTATGCCCTTTACCCGCATATGACGGTAAAGGAAAACCTGGCTTTTCCTCTGAAGGTGACAAGAACACCGAAAGATGAAGTGAATGAGCGCGTCAGTGAGGCGGCTGAACTGCTTTCCATCGGGGAGCTTCTCTCCCGCTATCCCCGTGAACTTTCGGGCGGGCAGCGGCAGCGGGTAGCCATCGGAAGGACTATTGTCAGGCGGCCAAAGCTTTTTCTCTTCGATGAGCCCCTTTCCAATCTCGATGCGAGGTTGAGGGTTAAAATGCGGGTAGAACTGGCAGCCCTTCACAAGCGCCTTGGGGCAACCATGATTTACGTAACTCATGATCAGACGGAGGCCATGACACTGGGCGAAAAAGTGGTTATACTCGATAAGGGGAAGATCCAGCAAACAGGAACACCGTCGGAAGTGTATAACCGTCCGGAAAATCGATTTGTGGCCTCTTTTATAGGAAGCCCGGAAATGAACTTTTTTGAAGGTGAAATAAGGGAGGGCGGAATGTTCAGGTCAGATATATTTTGCATCGCCATTAATGACAAACTTTCCCCGGGGCCGGCCAGTCTCGGTGTCAGGCCCGAGGACCTTTTATGGGAAGCGTCAGCTTCAACAAAGCCACTTGCCGGGATGAGGGTAGAGCTTGTTGAAAATCTCGGCCCTGAACTGCTCCTTCACCTTGCAGAAGCCGGCACAAAAGTTGTCATGCGCTGTGATCCTCTCCTGTCCGTTTCGGAAGGAGACAGAGTGGTTCTCCATGTTTTAAAAAATAAGTGTCATTTCTACAGGGGTGGCAGGAGGTTAAAGATTTGA